A window of the Acidovorax sp. YS12 genome harbors these coding sequences:
- a CDS encoding chorismate-binding protein, with protein sequence MISFIDFSDPRDAGAQRLRHAFGAPRRVLAAHALHEVRPVVEAAEAAARAGAWVLGWLCYEAAPAFDPALVVHAPKEGAALAWFAVHDAPGAWPPAREEGAAVIDWHGQPALAAFEQALAHIQQGIASGAYYQVNFTAPLHGRFEGDAAALFAALQRAQPEGYAAHVDAGDGTQVLSVSPELFFDWQAGPDGQGEILARPMKGTAARGATPAQDAAQAAQLRASPKERAENVMIVDLLRNDLSRIAAPHSVCVPRLFHAEQLPTVWQMTSDVQARTRAGTRLVDVLAALFPCGSVTGAPKVQAMRAIHALEGGPRGVYCGALGLLRPAPQHGTGAIAATFNVPIRTIELQGAQARCGIGSGIVWGARSDAEWREWEAKRAFVERASAPFEILETLALEGGAYRHLADHLARMRASAAHFGYPFEEAAVQGCLRALAEAYPGGPWRVRLLLDARGAPRAEAFALAATPQPVRLALAARPLVQAHGEWVRHKTTRRAHYAAFAPAAGSGVFDTILHNAAGEITETTFGNIAALLDGRWITPPLDCGLLPGVGRAVALRQGRVQEGLLRLQDVPRVRQWAFVNSLRGWLDARLV encoded by the coding sequence GTGATTTCATTCATTGATTTTTCTGATCCGCGTGATGCTGGCGCGCAACGGTTGCGCCATGCCTTCGGCGCCCCGCGCCGGGTGCTGGCCGCCCATGCCCTGCACGAGGTCCGCCCGGTGGTCGAGGCCGCCGAGGCGGCGGCGCGCGCCGGCGCCTGGGTGCTGGGCTGGCTGTGCTACGAGGCCGCTCCGGCGTTCGACCCGGCCCTGGTGGTGCATGCACCGAAAGAGGGCGCTGCGCTGGCATGGTTCGCGGTGCACGATGCGCCCGGGGCATGGCCGCCGGCGCGGGAAGAGGGCGCTGCCGTGATCGACTGGCACGGCCAGCCCGCGCTGGCGGCGTTTGAGCAGGCGCTGGCGCACATTCAGCAGGGCATCGCCTCCGGGGCGTATTACCAGGTCAACTTCACGGCGCCGCTGCATGGGCGCTTCGAGGGCGATGCCGCCGCGCTGTTCGCCGCGCTGCAGCGCGCGCAGCCCGAGGGCTACGCGGCGCATGTGGACGCGGGCGATGGCACGCAGGTGCTGTCGGTGTCGCCCGAGCTGTTCTTCGACTGGCAGGCGGGGCCCGACGGGCAGGGCGAGATCCTCGCGCGCCCCATGAAAGGCACGGCCGCGCGCGGCGCCACGCCCGCGCAGGACGCGGCGCAGGCCGCGCAGCTGCGCGCCAGCCCCAAGGAGCGGGCCGAGAACGTGATGATCGTGGACCTGCTGCGCAACGACCTGTCGCGCATCGCCGCGCCGCACAGCGTGTGCGTGCCGCGCCTGTTCCATGCCGAGCAACTGCCCACGGTGTGGCAGATGACGTCGGACGTGCAGGCGCGCACCCGTGCCGGCACGCGGCTGGTGGACGTGCTGGCCGCGCTGTTCCCCTGCGGCTCGGTCACCGGCGCGCCCAAGGTGCAGGCCATGCGCGCCATCCACGCGCTGGAGGGCGGGCCGCGCGGCGTGTACTGCGGCGCGCTGGGCCTGCTGCGCCCGGCGCCGCAGCACGGCACCGGTGCCATCGCGGCCACGTTCAACGTGCCGATCCGCACCATCGAATTGCAGGGTGCGCAGGCGCGTTGCGGCATCGGCAGCGGCATCGTCTGGGGCGCGCGCAGCGACGCGGAGTGGCGCGAATGGGAGGCCAAGCGCGCCTTCGTGGAGCGCGCCAGCGCGCCGTTCGAGATCCTGGAAACCCTGGCGCTGGAGGGCGGCGCCTACCGCCACCTGGCCGACCACCTGGCGCGCATGCGCGCGTCGGCCGCGCACTTCGGCTATCCGTTCGAGGAGGCTGCCGTGCAGGGCTGCCTGCGTGCGCTGGCCGAGGCGTACCCCGGCGGGCCCTGGCGCGTGCGCCTGCTGCTGGACGCGCGCGGCGCGCCGCGCGCCGAGGCCTTCGCCCTGGCCGCCACGCCGCAGCCCGTGCGGCTGGCGCTGGCCGCGCGGCCGCTGGTGCAGGCGCATGGCGAATGGGTGCGCCACAAGACCACGCGGCGCGCGCACTACGCGGCGTTCGCGCCCGCCGCCGGGTCGGGCGTGTTCGACACCATCCTGCACAACGCGGCGGGCGAGATCACCGAGACCACCTTCGGCAACATTGCCGCGCTGCTCGACGGGCGCTGGATCACGCCGCCGCTGGACTGCGGCCTGCTGCCGGGCGTGGGCCGTGCCGTGGCGCTGCGCCAGGGGCGCGTGCAGGAAGGGCTGCTGCGGCTGCAGGACGTGCCGCGCGTGCGGCAGTGGGCCTTCGTCAACAGCCTGCGCGGCTGGCTGGACGCGCGGCTGGTGTAG
- a CDS encoding branched-chain amino acid ABC transporter substrate-binding protein gives MTISRKLFIAAVVAGMGSAAMAQEQVVKIGHIGPVSGPQAHFGKDNENGVRMAIEDLNAKGLEIGGKKVKFQLVAEDDAADPKQGTAASQKLCDDKVAGAATFLNSGVAIPSSKVFHDCGIPMITGAATNPELTKPGWNTTYRVIANDNALGAALADYVAKIAKLKTVAVVDDRTAYGQGLASVFKREAEKQGVKVVASEFTNDKATDFMAILTSIKAKKPDAIFYGGMYGQAGPMLRQMAQLGMNEAKLLGGDGICVPELAKVAAGAKPLENVVCADGGASLAKMPGGSDWKKRYDTKFPGQFQVYSPYFYDATMLLADAMKRANSWDPKVYIPFLQKSDYAGVTSRIQFEANGEMKNPSYTLSQFINGTKTPMEQK, from the coding sequence ATGACGATTTCGCGCAAGTTGTTTATCGCCGCCGTGGTGGCAGGCATGGGTTCGGCAGCCATGGCCCAGGAGCAGGTCGTCAAGATCGGCCACATCGGCCCCGTCTCCGGCCCCCAGGCCCACTTCGGCAAGGACAATGAAAACGGCGTGCGCATGGCCATCGAAGACCTGAACGCCAAGGGCCTGGAAATCGGCGGCAAGAAGGTCAAGTTCCAGCTGGTGGCCGAAGACGATGCCGCCGATCCCAAGCAGGGCACGGCCGCTTCGCAGAAGCTGTGCGACGACAAGGTCGCCGGCGCCGCCACGTTCCTGAACTCGGGCGTGGCCATCCCCTCCTCCAAGGTGTTCCACGACTGCGGCATCCCCATGATCACGGGCGCCGCCACCAACCCCGAGCTGACCAAGCCGGGCTGGAACACGACCTACCGCGTCATCGCCAACGACAACGCCCTGGGCGCCGCCCTGGCCGACTACGTGGCCAAGATCGCCAAGCTCAAGACCGTGGCCGTGGTCGACGACCGCACCGCTTACGGCCAGGGCCTGGCCAGCGTGTTCAAGAGGGAAGCCGAGAAGCAGGGCGTGAAGGTGGTGGCCAGCGAGTTCACCAACGACAAGGCCACCGACTTCATGGCCATCCTGACCTCGATCAAGGCCAAGAAGCCCGACGCCATCTTCTACGGCGGCATGTACGGCCAGGCCGGCCCGATGCTGCGCCAGATGGCCCAGCTGGGCATGAACGAAGCCAAGCTGCTGGGCGGCGACGGCATCTGCGTGCCCGAGCTGGCCAAGGTGGCGGCCGGCGCCAAGCCGCTGGAGAACGTGGTCTGCGCCGACGGCGGCGCCTCGCTGGCCAAGATGCCCGGCGGCAGCGACTGGAAGAAGCGCTACGACACCAAGTTCCCCGGCCAGTTCCAGGTCTACAGCCCGTACTTCTACGACGCCACCATGCTGCTGGCCGACGCCATGAAGCGCGCCAACTCGTGGGACCCGAAGGTGTACATCCCCTTCCTGCAGAAGTCCGACTACGCCGGCGTGACCTCGCGCATCCAGTTCGAGGCCAACGGCGAGATGAAGAACCCCAGCTACACGCTGAGCCAGTTCATCAACGGCACCAAGACGCCGATGGAACAGAAGTAA
- a CDS encoding SWIM zinc finger family protein, which produces MAAFLLPLLSDTALRQLGGAAVFARGQAYAASGAIQALEDAEPVPGEQAALAAVVQGTHAYQVRVWIDDEDDLDGACDCPHAQDGNFCKHQVALCLAWRAALGGEASAPHAQAARKVAAAAKRARTQASNRDALHAFVRAQPAEALAERLWAWAGNDRALMADLKAWQAEHSAGSDTKALRGAIGDLLRQRSGYLDWHEMPTYMRRAGRVLPLLQPWLQRDPAELRALCEHALRCLYKVAEHADDSNGELGGLMQDLIALLTQALHAAPPPAAWVERWFTLMAEDPWGLWDEKAILAAAGPAVLARYTERVREEWDGWQRSHPATGRYDYQRSQLRGRYLASIAAQGDPRALRDAMAASAADPGEFHDLVALCEAQGWYREAFQWAQAAAKRHPQDWRSEDDLLRCYERDGWDEEALAIWRRRLAANASPDVYQSVLKAAGRAGRDRAAYRAELFAWAEQREADALQARRKNPYGQQAGAMERDVSLRTAWLLADRDLEEALALVQQSGVRCAAATLETLARKLPRRHHADAAQLLRRVFAQAMESATSPYAKPLELVREILERLPSAQQTAWLAELRTRYKPKRNFIGGLP; this is translated from the coding sequence ATGGCTGCTTTCTTGCTCCCCTTGCTATCCGATACCGCATTGCGGCAACTCGGCGGCGCCGCCGTCTTCGCGCGCGGCCAGGCCTATGCCGCCAGCGGCGCCATCCAAGCCCTGGAAGACGCCGAGCCCGTGCCCGGCGAGCAGGCAGCGCTGGCGGCCGTGGTACAGGGCACCCACGCCTACCAGGTGCGCGTGTGGATCGACGATGAGGACGATCTGGACGGGGCGTGCGACTGCCCCCACGCGCAGGACGGCAACTTCTGCAAGCACCAGGTGGCGCTGTGCCTGGCTTGGCGCGCTGCGCTGGGTGGCGAGGCCTCCGCGCCGCACGCGCAGGCCGCCCGCAAGGTGGCCGCCGCGGCCAAGCGGGCCCGCACCCAGGCCAGCAACCGCGATGCGCTGCACGCCTTCGTGCGGGCGCAGCCTGCCGAGGCCCTGGCCGAACGCCTCTGGGCCTGGGCCGGGAACGACCGCGCCCTGATGGCCGACCTCAAGGCCTGGCAGGCCGAGCACAGCGCGGGCAGCGACACCAAGGCCTTGCGCGGCGCCATCGGCGACCTGCTGCGCCAGCGCAGCGGCTACCTCGACTGGCACGAGATGCCCACCTACATGCGCCGCGCGGGCCGGGTGCTGCCCCTGCTGCAGCCCTGGCTGCAGCGCGACCCGGCCGAGTTGCGCGCCCTGTGCGAGCACGCGCTGCGCTGCCTGTACAAGGTGGCCGAACACGCCGACGATTCCAACGGCGAGCTGGGCGGGCTGATGCAGGACCTGATCGCCCTGCTGACGCAGGCCCTGCATGCCGCGCCGCCGCCCGCCGCGTGGGTGGAGCGCTGGTTCACGCTCATGGCCGAAGACCCCTGGGGCCTGTGGGACGAAAAAGCCATCCTGGCTGCGGCCGGCCCCGCCGTGCTGGCCCGCTACACCGAGCGCGTGCGCGAGGAGTGGGACGGCTGGCAGCGCAGCCACCCGGCCACGGGCCGCTATGACTACCAGCGCAGCCAGCTGCGCGGCCGCTACCTCGCCAGCATCGCGGCCCAGGGCGACCCGCGCGCGCTGCGCGATGCCATGGCCGCCAGCGCCGCCGACCCGGGCGAATTCCATGACCTCGTGGCCCTGTGCGAAGCCCAGGGCTGGTACCGCGAGGCCTTCCAGTGGGCGCAGGCGGCGGCCAAACGCCATCCGCAGGACTGGCGCAGCGAGGACGACCTGCTGCGCTGCTACGAGCGCGACGGCTGGGACGAGGAAGCCCTGGCTATCTGGCGCCGCCGCCTGGCGGCCAACGCCTCGCCGGACGTCTACCAGTCCGTATTGAAAGCCGCCGGGCGTGCCGGGCGTGACCGCGCCGCCTACCGCGCCGAACTGTTCGCCTGGGCCGAGCAGCGCGAAGCCGATGCGCTGCAGGCGCGGCGCAAAAATCCCTACGGCCAGCAGGCGGGTGCCATGGAGCGCGACGTGAGCCTGCGCACCGCCTGGCTGCTGGCCGACCGGGATCTGGAAGAGGCTCTGGCCCTGGTGCAGCAAAGCGGCGTGCGCTGCGCGGCCGCGACGCTGGAAACCCTGGCGCGCAAGCTGCCCCGGCGCCATCACGCCGATGCCGCGCAACTGCTGCGGCGCGTGTTCGCGCAGGCCATGGAAAGCGCAACGTCTCCCTATGCCAAGCCCTTGGAACTGGTGCGCGAGATCCTGGAGCGCCTGCCCTCGGCGCAACAGACCGCATGGCTGGCCGAGCTGCGTACGCGCTACAAGCCCAAGCGCAACTTCATCGGCGGCCTGCCATGA
- a CDS encoding helix-turn-helix domain-containing protein — MKDDFERSIAMEVGAAIRARRLQAGLSQDQLSELLDVGPEAVSRMERGVVMLTIPRLVELSNALNCPVEAFIPRVSGSTQSGANEIARMLKPLNKKDVQFVMDILERTCNHLAS; from the coding sequence ATGAAGGACGACTTTGAGCGCAGCATTGCAATGGAAGTGGGCGCAGCCATCCGCGCCCGCCGGTTGCAGGCCGGGCTGTCGCAAGACCAGTTGTCTGAGTTGCTGGACGTAGGCCCGGAAGCCGTCTCGCGCATGGAGCGCGGCGTGGTGATGCTGACCATCCCCCGGCTGGTGGAACTGTCCAATGCGCTGAACTGCCCCGTCGAAGCCTTCATCCCCCGCGTCAGCGGCTCCACCCAATCGGGCGCCAACGAGATCGCCCGCATGCTCAAGCCGCTGAACAAGAAGGATGTGCAGTTCGTCATGGATATCCTTGAGCGCACCTGCAACCACCTGGCTTCCTGA
- a CDS encoding peptidoglycan-binding protein produces MPAYTTQSAQAELAYPGPLAQAAQGDGVKRLQEWLALSGRGLVLDGDFGPATARALAAFQADNGLFPSATLDEGTWNALTAPMQNALDAQPDPGVPYDIAVWQVARAHMRQGAAEVGGDNRGPWVRLYARGTEGKEVQWCAYFVTFILKQTATARGSSAPLRGSSSCDTLARQAQDAGRFVEGSHPDAKGNAPKLQHVSIFLERKSPIDWVHTGFAYAFQAGTFQTIEGNYGDKVGEGGERGIKTRSLNGKYDFITIN; encoded by the coding sequence ATGCCTGCATACACAACACAATCGGCCCAGGCCGAACTGGCCTACCCTGGCCCCCTGGCCCAAGCCGCCCAAGGCGATGGGGTCAAGCGTCTTCAGGAATGGCTCGCCCTGTCGGGACGTGGACTGGTGCTGGACGGCGACTTCGGCCCGGCTACGGCCCGTGCGCTCGCAGCCTTCCAGGCAGACAACGGCCTGTTTCCATCTGCCACCCTGGATGAAGGCACCTGGAATGCGCTGACGGCCCCCATGCAAAACGCCCTGGACGCCCAGCCGGACCCCGGCGTACCTTATGACATTGCCGTGTGGCAGGTGGCACGCGCTCACATGCGCCAAGGCGCCGCCGAGGTAGGCGGGGACAACCGGGGGCCGTGGGTGCGGCTCTATGCCCGTGGGACGGAAGGCAAGGAAGTCCAATGGTGTGCGTACTTCGTCACCTTCATCCTGAAGCAGACCGCCACGGCGCGGGGCTCCAGCGCTCCACTGCGGGGCTCCAGTTCCTGCGACACCCTGGCCAGGCAGGCGCAGGATGCGGGCCGGTTCGTCGAAGGCTCGCACCCGGATGCCAAGGGCAACGCGCCCAAATTGCAGCACGTCTCGATCTTTCTGGAGCGGAAATCCCCCATCGACTGGGTTCACACGGGATTTGCCTACGCCTTTCAGGCAGGCACCTTTCAGACCATCGAGGGAAATTACGGGGACAAGGTTGGCGAAGGCGGCGAAAGGGGCATCAAGACCCGGTCGCTGAACGGAAAATACGACTTCATCACAATAAATTGA
- a CDS encoding type II toxin-antitoxin system prevent-host-death family antitoxin yields MAWAGCRGVCIATGVSEASRVRSDGPQHVTVHGRDEVVVIAAENFRRLQGGRTGQALVDVLQASPCRDVEFVLAPSVAAPVQDVELL; encoded by the coding sequence ATGGCCTGGGCAGGCTGCCGAGGGGTTTGTATTGCAACCGGCGTGAGCGAGGCTTCGCGCGTGCGCAGCGACGGGCCGCAGCATGTGACCGTGCATGGGCGGGATGAAGTCGTCGTGATCGCGGCGGAGAATTTCCGGCGGCTGCAAGGGGGGCGCACGGGCCAGGCGCTGGTCGATGTGCTGCAAGCCTCGCCCTGCCGGGATGTGGAGTTTGTCTTGGCTCCATCCGTGGCCGCGCCTGTGCAGGACGTGGAACTGTTGTGA
- the nadA gene encoding quinolinate synthase NadA, which translates to MTPTIALKEVEYEQPLADAEGAVCSTKHAWARVPPEPSQAERAELKARIRRLLKEKNAVMVSHYYVHPDLQDLAEETGGIVSDSLEMARFGRDHGAQTLVVSGVRFMGETAKILSPEKTVLMPDLDATCSLDLGCPVEEFSAFCDQHPDRTVVVYANTSAAVKARADWLVTSSCALDIVSALKNAGHKILWAPDRHLGAYIQRETGADMVFWNGACIVHDEFKAYELEALKQEHPHAKVLVHPESPAEVVALADAVGSTSAILKAAREMDAQEFIVATDNGMMHKLRTLNPGKTFYEAPTAGNSATCKSCAHCPWMAMNGLADVARVLETGANAIHVDPALIPRARQPIDRMLAFTAALRNGQAPGALVPNIGAV; encoded by the coding sequence ATGACCCCCACGATTGCCCTCAAGGAAGTGGAGTACGAGCAGCCCCTGGCGGATGCGGAAGGCGCCGTCTGCTCCACGAAGCACGCCTGGGCGCGCGTGCCGCCCGAGCCCTCGCAGGCGGAGCGCGCCGAACTCAAGGCCCGCATCCGCCGCCTGCTCAAGGAAAAGAACGCGGTGATGGTCTCGCACTACTACGTGCACCCGGACCTGCAGGATCTGGCCGAGGAAACCGGCGGCATCGTCAGCGACTCGCTGGAGATGGCCCGCTTCGGCCGCGACCATGGCGCGCAGACGCTGGTGGTGAGCGGCGTGCGCTTCATGGGCGAAACGGCGAAAATTCTGAGCCCGGAAAAAACCGTGCTCATGCCCGACCTGGACGCCACCTGCTCGCTTGACCTCGGCTGCCCCGTCGAAGAGTTTTCAGCCTTCTGCGACCAGCACCCGGATCGCACCGTGGTCGTCTATGCCAACACGAGCGCGGCGGTGAAGGCGCGCGCCGACTGGCTCGTCACGTCGAGCTGCGCCCTCGACATCGTCAGCGCCCTGAAGAACGCGGGCCACAAGATCCTGTGGGCGCCGGACCGCCACCTGGGCGCCTACATCCAGCGCGAAACCGGCGCCGACATGGTGTTCTGGAACGGCGCCTGCATCGTGCACGACGAATTCAAGGCCTACGAGCTGGAGGCGCTCAAGCAGGAGCACCCCCACGCCAAGGTGCTCGTCCACCCCGAAAGCCCCGCCGAAGTCGTGGCCCTGGCCGACGCCGTGGGCTCCACCAGCGCCATCCTCAAGGCGGCGCGTGAGATGGATGCGCAGGAATTCATCGTCGCCACCGACAACGGCATGATGCACAAGCTGCGCACGCTCAACCCCGGCAAGACCTTCTACGAAGCCCCCACCGCTGGCAACAGCGCCACCTGCAAGAGCTGCGCCCACTGCCCCTGGATGGCGATGAACGGCCTGGCCGACGTGGCGCGGGTGCTGGAGACGGGGGCGAACGCCATCCACGTCGATCCGGCCCTGATCCCGCGTGCGCGCCAGCCCATCGACCGCATGCTGGCGTTCACGGCGGCGCTCAGGAACGGGCAGGCGCCGGGGGCGCTGGTGCCGAATATCGGGGCGGTGTGA
- a CDS encoding carboxylating nicotinate-nucleotide diphosphorylase encodes MTPEALVALAREDVRRALQEDVGPGDLTAALVPAQRRARARILAREDAVICGAPWAEAALRALDPGVQLAWQVAEGQRCAPGQVVLEIEGSARALLSAERTALNFLQLLSAVATKTRTYVDAVAGTRARIVDTRKTLPGLRLAQKYAVRVGGGTNHRIGLHDAVLIKENHIAAAGGVTAVLQAAQAVAAQAAFIEIEVETLEQLAEALAAGATMVLLDNMPLPMLREAVRINAGRAILEISGGVTLDGLRALAETGVDRISIGTLTKDVKATDFSMRLQDI; translated from the coding sequence ATGACTCCCGAAGCCCTGGTGGCGCTGGCGCGCGAGGACGTGCGCCGCGCCCTGCAAGAAGACGTGGGCCCTGGCGACCTGACCGCCGCCCTGGTGCCCGCGCAGCGCCGCGCGCGCGCGCGCATCCTGGCGCGCGAGGACGCCGTGATCTGCGGCGCGCCCTGGGCCGAGGCCGCGCTGCGCGCGCTCGACCCCGGCGTGCAGCTCGCCTGGCAGGTGGCCGAGGGCCAGCGCTGCGCGCCCGGCCAGGTGGTGCTGGAGATCGAAGGCAGCGCGCGCGCGCTGCTCAGCGCCGAGCGCACGGCGCTGAACTTCCTGCAACTGCTGTCGGCCGTGGCCACCAAGACGCGCACCTACGTGGACGCAGTGGCGGGCACGCGCGCGCGCATCGTCGATACGCGCAAGACCCTGCCCGGCCTGCGCCTGGCGCAGAAGTACGCGGTGCGCGTGGGTGGCGGCACCAACCACCGCATCGGCCTGCACGACGCCGTGCTCATCAAGGAGAACCACATCGCCGCCGCGGGCGGCGTGACGGCGGTGCTGCAGGCGGCGCAGGCCGTAGCCGCGCAGGCCGCGTTCATCGAGATCGAGGTGGAAACGCTGGAGCAACTGGCCGAGGCGCTGGCGGCGGGCGCCACGATGGTGCTGCTGGACAACATGCCCCTGCCCATGCTGCGCGAAGCGGTGCGCATCAACGCCGGCCGGGCGATCCTGGAAATCTCGGGCGGCGTGACGCTCGACGGCCTGCGCGCGCTGGCCGAAACCGGCGTGGACCGCATCTCCATCGGCACGCTGACCAAGGACGTGAAGGCCACCGATTTCTCGATGCGCCTGCAAGATATCTAG